In Harmonia axyridis chromosome X, icHarAxyr1.1, whole genome shotgun sequence, a single window of DNA contains:
- the LOC123686498 gene encoding uncharacterized protein LOC123686498, whose translation MYCAGLSFLSVCFLLIDGFVSVPTTTVTSIATTDSTALKTVPKSRYERGLEDYDEVINRQRRGMMEEIHYDDHHDEHEKEQKAIQGDPWAGYYDFLINEGSFKFWAVFQLVTALILVYASFAAVYYAKFNVIAPDYNDDYDLLGRSYEQPSTSSLWSGLSVQTFQRILDAISSKKYS comes from the exons ATGTACTGTGCAGGTTTGAGTTTTTTGAGTGTCTGTTTTTTGTTGATCGATGGGTTTGTTTCTGTGCCTACAACTACGGTTACATCTATCGCAACAACTGATTCAACAGCCCTCAAAACTGTTCCAAAATCGAg GTACGAAAGAGGATTAGAAGATTACGATGAAGTTATAAACAGACAAAGAAGGGGAATGATGGAAGAAATTCACTATGACGATCATCATGATGAACATGAGAAAGAACAAAAGGCTATACAGGGTGACCCATGGGCCGGTTACTACGATTTTCTCATCAACGAAGGCTCATTCAAATTCTGGGCAGTTTTCCAG CTCGTTACCGCTCTCATTTTGGTCTACGCCAGCTTTGCCGCAGTCTATTATGCAAAATTCAATGTGATAGCACCAGATTACAACGACGATTATGATTTACTTGGAAGATCTTATGAACAGCCTTCAACCTCTTCGCTCTGGTCTGGACTGTCCGTTCAAACTTTCCAAAGAATATTGGATGCCATCTCTTCGAAAAAATACTCATAg
- the LOC123686497 gene encoding uncharacterized protein LOC123686497, with the protein MWSFTILVFTVFVYVVFSKSLPDRNNSTVQISEYAKVAHWGSARSSQGQKPWTQRSEGSISYGQNLKNHRSYDTSLIPAVGEVQERFNPKPYFVYGTSENQNDVSSEIVKGPASTNYNSPVYLPTVPPSAALPVPVLPTVEPKPHEDPYTSPYSSYNPPSKESEAEESYNPSHNQMDISHDEDSYGTNQEEVEDDFPPRANSMKNNAAAEEDMKYQSDDDYSHNSYFPVSDDSHSVSDHHVKSNGMKEVILDHPPPGYEEKEPPMAPPPSEHFPHYLYEDEHHDHHVYHEVEKPKEQKRVSKPQYSYYYIGRKLWYIPLYFSVYFIIYVTFLILKSIARHKIQFKHDFVDHHSRESRQLSDSTIISEDLNDVHRNVAVALENGKKKFPLVVM; encoded by the exons ATGTGGTCTTTCACTATTCTCGTATTTACGGTTTTTGTTTATGTTGTTTTTTCGAAAAGTTTACCTGATAGAAATAATTCAACTGTACAAATCTCTGAATATGCAAAAGTCGCTCATTGGGGATCTGCAAGAAGTAGTCAAGGGCAAAAACCTTGGACTCAGCG ATCTGAGGGAAGCATCTCGTACGGTCAAAACTTGAAGAACCACCGATCATATGACACTTCTTTGATTCCTGCTGTGGGAGAAGTACAAGAACGATTCAATCCAAAGCCATACTTCGTATATGGAACGTCTGAGAACCAAAATGATGTGTCAAGTGAAATAGTCAAAGGTCCTGCATCCACCAACTACAATTCACCTGTTTATTTACCAACAGTGCCACCTAGTGCAGCTCTACCAGTTCCTGTGCTTCCTACCGTAGAACCAAAACCTCATGAAGATCCTTATACTTCACCCTATAGCTCTTACAACCCTCCATCAAAGGAGAGTGAGGCAGAAGAGAGTTATAATCCTAGTCACAACCAGATGGATATATCTCATGATGAGGATTCTTATGGAACCAACCAAGAAGAGGTAGAGGATGATTTCCCACCACGAGCAAACTCTATGAAGAATAATGCAGCAGCAGAAGAAGACATGAAATACCAATCTGATGATGATTACTCACACAATTCCTATTTTCCTGTGTCTGATGATTCCCATAGTGTTTCTGATCATCACGTCAAATCCAATGGAATGAAAGAAGTAATTTTAGATCACCCACCTCCTGGTTATGAAGAGAAAGAACCACCAATGGCTCCTCCACCTTCTGAACACTTTCCTCACTACTTATACGAAGACGAACATCATgatcaccatgtatatcatGAAGTGGAAAAACCAAAAGAACAAAAACGTGTTAGCAAACCTCAATacagttattattatattggtAGAAAATTATGGTACATTCCTTTGTATTTTAGTGTGTACTTCATTATTTATGTGACTTTCTTGATTTTGAAATCAATAGCTAGGCATAAAATCCAATTCAAACATGATTTTGTGGATCACCATTCAAGAGAATCAAGACAGCTGAGTGACTCAACCATTATTAGTGAAGATTTGAATGATGTACATCGAAATGTAGCTGTAGCGTTGGAAAATGGCAAAAAGAAATTTCCACTTGTAGTTATGTAA
- the LOC123685948 gene encoding uncharacterized protein LOC123685948 isoform X1, with amino-acid sequence MDPRMKKNNSSKSGSDNSSPILLRRRLSAPETVMRKYKLARARSQESDADPSSDSKFGEFSYDSHSGSEINLQQKKKDTAAMMRKSTLLRRLMNNPKTLGSSSFQEWQHYCGKLSTPSLNSLQGSPEHNMSKSYSRRSLIGYEYKTSPKHIGSKKVSPVHQLYETHKKSPVHLASMSPKRKIENHGISYQVQSTKHKDTIPMSSLRSSDTKSTYPGQSDSAYSNDRSNFASTYSSNDTHLTTQESILYKNGRLENHHQNMDQRIVDENRNFSVDTSLNYVKQETSTQTTSTTNLNVISNVTLSQKTLDLIVSEVMKDVQKSCTNGNDIQDQTGSSVHVRKISGFNANSNIERANDSLKLLNDARLQADGHNFSRISVISSKSSLGDIEDHSDVASLADSLEETSSSRVSLRKYDDKPVRGDLPPIPVRGQKKLINSKPPDVFFIPMKTEAETTKSVSDYLPEKLKEKILKRQKNRQEKVGQFKDNDFVNSKETSGHDSKSKYVRSKARFRKPFLPSIESFRKTQKETRNQEHEEKNSSKKSKRSSQDNTHRTSKKSKSTGKHDNERHYHRYKSENDYLYEGGPKRIYHKAEFRNSNRRIEILEIMECVDIGEKHNRITTRTKSRIPVLRNQKMTPRSLSPLLMKKATFLDFSDVFKVDPNLDQLITDILIQSLHNQREASAGAKTSNSKDEHKEETQTKTEKVNQQTSNTDNEHFLSQVKSTNESWVQVSECEINANNVETNQVPPTGIFDNKFDAVTTSKDSKDTQTLTDDWVQFYLPLEKEESLNQASNEGRKPLAPKVEMKDRHLDRGEEFNFSSEDWRRNRGEYDFERNAPKEKNDFYKEIILPPPIPKRYGHSSRRPRYRNSSNGNPTPGEWSIILSGTNNATLASDLEMKIRFPSSHRTNCFPFNSIGESGKNRENTGICNDDSRFPHMGHKHFNNFDNGTSYYNENNGRFRKLPGINNMRDPDNQRVSDPIAALRAMEITDIRPKQTKTSLKRYNMTRPKLHPLFESNVDNSNIESHYTGMLNPVPDLLSINGYSVSPDNKYYVPGFGGRRIPRHSCTSNGI; translated from the exons ATGGATCCTAGAATGAAGAAAAACAACAGCTCGAAGTCTGGAAGCGATAATTCTTCCCCAATTCTTTTAAGAAGACGTCTCAGTGCACCAGAAACAGTGATGAGAAA ATACAAACTGGCGAGAGCGAGGTCTCAAGAAAGTGATGCAGACCCAAGCAGTGACTCAAAATTTGGGGAATTCTCGTACGATTCACATAGTGGCAGCGAGATCAacttacaacaaaaaaagaaggaCACAGCTGCCATGATGAGGAAATCAACATTGCTTAGGAGACTGATGAACAATCCAAAAACACTTGGTAGCTCGTCATTCCAGGAGTGGCAACATTATTGCGGCAAACTCTCAACGCCATCTTTGAATTCCCTGCAAGGATCTCCTGAACATAACATGTCAAAATCGTATAGTAGAAGATCACTTATAGGATACGAGTACAAAACATCTCCTAAACATATAGGTTCAAAGAAAGTTTCGCCAGTTCATCAACTTTACGAAACCCACAAAAAGAGTCCTGTACATTTAGCCAGCATGTCGCCAAAGAGAAAAATAGAAAACCACGGAATAAGCTATCAGGTCCAAAGCACTAAACACAAAGATACCATCCCCATGTCTTCCCTTAGATCTTCAGATACCAAAAGTACCTATCCCGGTCAATCGGATTCTGCATACTCCAACGATAGATCAAACTTTGCTTCGACTTATTCGAGCAACGATACGCATCTAACTACTCAGGAATCTATTCTATACAAAAATGGAAGGTTGGAGAACCATCATCAAAATATGGACCAAAGAATCGTAGACGAAAACAGGAATTTTTCAGTAGACACCAGTTTAAACTATGTAAAACAAGAAACATCGACACAAACAACATCAACAACGAATCTTAATGTGATCTCCAACGTCACTCTCAGTCAGAAAACTTTAGATTTGATAGTGAGTGAAGTAATGAAAGATGTCCAAAAAAGTTGCACCAATGGAAACGACATACAAGACCAAACTGGTAGCTCTGTTCAT GTGCGGAAAATATCTGGTTTTAACGCAAATTCCAACATTGAACGAGCAAATGACTCTTTGAAATTGTTGAACGATGCAAGGCTTCAAGCTGATGGACATAATTTCTCTAGAATTTCTGTGATATCGAGTAAATCCTCGTTGGGGGATATCGAGGATCATTCTGACGTTGCAAGCTTAGCAGATAGTTTAGAGGAGACATCCTCTAGTAGAGTAAGCCTAAGAAAATATGACGACAAACCAGTGCGTGGAGATTTACCACCTATACCAGTGAGAGGTCAAAAAAAGTTGATCAACTCTAAACCACCTGACGTTTTTTTCATTCCAATGAAAACTGAAGCTGAAACCACAAAATCTGTATCCGACTATTTACCAgagaaattgaaagaaaaaattttaaaacgaCAAAAAAATCGACAAGAAAAAGTAGGCCAGTTCAAAGACAATGACTTTGTGAATTCTAAAGAAACATCTGGACATGATTCGAAATCCAAATACGTAAGGAGTAAAGCTAGATTTCGTAAGCCTTTTCTACCTAGCATTGAGTCGTTCAGAAAAACCCAGAAGGAAACAAGAAATCAagaacacgaagaaaaaaacagTTCTAAAAAATCTAAAAGGAGTTCTCAGGATAACACACATCGTACGTCCAAAAAATCGAAATCGACAGGAAAGCATGACAATGAACGTCATTACCATCGCTACAAAAGTGAAAACGATTATCTATACGAAGGAGGACCAAAAAGAATTTACCATAAGGCAGAATTCAGAAATAGCAATCGAAGGATAGAAATACTGGAAATCATGGAATGTGTAGATATAGGAGAAAAACATAATAGAATCACAACCAGAACAAAATCCAGAATACCTGTTTTACGGAACCAAAAGATGACACCAAGGTCTCTTAGCCCTCTTCTGATGAAAAAGGCCACATTCTTAGATTTCAGTGACGTTTTTAAAGTAGATCCAAACTTAGATCAACTAATAACAGATATTTTGATTCAATCGTTGCATAACCAACGAGAAGCATCAGCTGGTGCAAAAACATCGAATTCGAAAGACGAACACAAAGAAGAAACCCAAACCAAAACAGAAAAAGTGAATCAACAAACATCGAATACAGACAACGAACATTTTTTATCTCAAGTGAAAAGCACTAATGAAAGTTGGGTGCAGGTCTCAGAATGTGAAATCAATGCCAATAACGTCGAGACCAATCAAGTGCCTCCAACaggtattttcgataataaattTGATGCAGTAACAACATCCAAAGATTCTAAAGATACCCAGACACTTACTGATGACTGGGTACAATTTTATTTACCTCTGGAGAAAGAAGAGTCTCTAAATCAAGCTTCAAATGAAG GAAGAAAGCCATTGGCTCCTAAGGTTGAAATGAAAGATAGACACCTAGATAGAGgggaagaattcaatttttcttctgAAGATTGGAGGAGGAATAGGGGAGAATATGATTTTGAAAGGAATGCCCCTAAagaaaaaaacgatttttataaagaaataataCTGCCTCCTCCTATACCTAAAAGATATGGACATTCAAGTCGACGACCAAGGTATAGAAACTCATCAAATGGAAACCCTACACCAG gAGAATGGTCCATAATCTTGAGTGGGACGAACAATGCCACATTAGCTTCTGATCTGGAAATGAAAATAAGATTTCCATCTTCACATAGGACTAACTGTTTTCCTTTCAATAGTATTGGAGAATCAgggaaaaatagagaaaatactgGTATTTGTAATGATGATTCTAGATTTCCTCACATGGGTCACAaacattttaataattttgacaacGGAACTTCATATTACAATGAAA ATAATGGAAGATTTCGGAAATTACCAGGAATTAATAACATGAGAGATCCAGATAATCAAAGA gtATCAGATCCGATTGCTGCCTTGAGAGCAATGGAAATCACCGATATTCGTCCAAAACAAACGAAGACCAGCCTGAAAAGATACAATATGACAAGACCAAAGCTTCATCCCTTATTCGAATCGAATGTTGATAATTCGAATATTGAAAG tCATTATACAGGAATGCTGAATCCAGTTCCAGACCTATTGAGCATCAATGGATATTCAGTTAGTCCTGATAATAAATACTACGTACCTGGTTTTGGTGGAAGACGTATTCCAAGGCATAGCTGTACATCAAACGGCATATAA
- the LOC123685948 gene encoding uncharacterized protein LOC123685948 isoform X2, protein MDPRMKKNNSSKSGSDNSSPILLRRRLSAPETVMRKYKLARARSQESDADPSSDSKFGEFSYDSHSGSEINLQQKKKDTAAMMRKSTLLRRLMNNPKTLGSSSFQEWQHYCGKLSTPSLNSLQGSPEHNMSKSYSRRSLIGYEYKTSPKHIGSKKVSPVHQLYETHKKSPVHLASMSPKRKIENHGISYQVQSTKHKDTIPMSSLRSSDTKSTYPGQSDSAYSNDRSNFASTYSSNDTHLTTQESILYKNGRLENHHQNMDQRIVDENRNFSVDTSLNYVKQETSTQTTSTTNLNVISNVTLSQKTLDLIVSEVMKDVQKSCTNGNDIQDQTGSSVHVRKISGFNANSNIERANDSLKLLNDARLQADGHNFSRISVISSKSSLGDIEDHSDVASLADSLEETSSSRVSLRKYDDKPVRGDLPPIPVRGQKKLINSKPPDVFFIPMKTEAETTKSVSDYLPEKLKEKILKRQKNRQEKVGQFKDNDFVNSKETSGHDSKSKYVRSKARFRKPFLPSIESFRKTQKETRNQEHEEKNSSKKSKRSSQDNTHRTSKKSKSTGKHDNERHYHRYKSENDYLYEGGPKRIYHKAEFRNSNRRIEILEIMECVDIGEKHNRITTRTKSRIPVLRNQKMTPRSLSPLLMKKATFLDFSDVFKVDPNLDQLITDILIQSLHNQREASAGAKTSNSKDEHKEETQTKTEKVNQQTSNTDNEHFLSQVKSTNESWVQVSECEINANNVETNQVPPTGIFDNKFDAVTTSKDSKDTQTLTDDWVQFYLPLEKEESLNQASNEGRKPLAPKVEMKDRHLDRGEEFNFSSEDWRRNRGEYDFERNAPKEKNDFYKEIILPPPIPKRYGHSSRRPRYRNSSNGNPTPGEWSIILSGTNNATLASDLEMKIRFPSSHRTNCFPFNSIGESGKNRENTGICNDDSRFPHMGHKHFNNFDNGTSYYNENNGRFRKLPGINNMRDPDNQRVSDPIAALRAMEITDIRPKQTKTSLKRYNMTRPKLHPLFESNVDNSNIERNAESSSRPIEHQWIFS, encoded by the exons ATGGATCCTAGAATGAAGAAAAACAACAGCTCGAAGTCTGGAAGCGATAATTCTTCCCCAATTCTTTTAAGAAGACGTCTCAGTGCACCAGAAACAGTGATGAGAAA ATACAAACTGGCGAGAGCGAGGTCTCAAGAAAGTGATGCAGACCCAAGCAGTGACTCAAAATTTGGGGAATTCTCGTACGATTCACATAGTGGCAGCGAGATCAacttacaacaaaaaaagaaggaCACAGCTGCCATGATGAGGAAATCAACATTGCTTAGGAGACTGATGAACAATCCAAAAACACTTGGTAGCTCGTCATTCCAGGAGTGGCAACATTATTGCGGCAAACTCTCAACGCCATCTTTGAATTCCCTGCAAGGATCTCCTGAACATAACATGTCAAAATCGTATAGTAGAAGATCACTTATAGGATACGAGTACAAAACATCTCCTAAACATATAGGTTCAAAGAAAGTTTCGCCAGTTCATCAACTTTACGAAACCCACAAAAAGAGTCCTGTACATTTAGCCAGCATGTCGCCAAAGAGAAAAATAGAAAACCACGGAATAAGCTATCAGGTCCAAAGCACTAAACACAAAGATACCATCCCCATGTCTTCCCTTAGATCTTCAGATACCAAAAGTACCTATCCCGGTCAATCGGATTCTGCATACTCCAACGATAGATCAAACTTTGCTTCGACTTATTCGAGCAACGATACGCATCTAACTACTCAGGAATCTATTCTATACAAAAATGGAAGGTTGGAGAACCATCATCAAAATATGGACCAAAGAATCGTAGACGAAAACAGGAATTTTTCAGTAGACACCAGTTTAAACTATGTAAAACAAGAAACATCGACACAAACAACATCAACAACGAATCTTAATGTGATCTCCAACGTCACTCTCAGTCAGAAAACTTTAGATTTGATAGTGAGTGAAGTAATGAAAGATGTCCAAAAAAGTTGCACCAATGGAAACGACATACAAGACCAAACTGGTAGCTCTGTTCAT GTGCGGAAAATATCTGGTTTTAACGCAAATTCCAACATTGAACGAGCAAATGACTCTTTGAAATTGTTGAACGATGCAAGGCTTCAAGCTGATGGACATAATTTCTCTAGAATTTCTGTGATATCGAGTAAATCCTCGTTGGGGGATATCGAGGATCATTCTGACGTTGCAAGCTTAGCAGATAGTTTAGAGGAGACATCCTCTAGTAGAGTAAGCCTAAGAAAATATGACGACAAACCAGTGCGTGGAGATTTACCACCTATACCAGTGAGAGGTCAAAAAAAGTTGATCAACTCTAAACCACCTGACGTTTTTTTCATTCCAATGAAAACTGAAGCTGAAACCACAAAATCTGTATCCGACTATTTACCAgagaaattgaaagaaaaaattttaaaacgaCAAAAAAATCGACAAGAAAAAGTAGGCCAGTTCAAAGACAATGACTTTGTGAATTCTAAAGAAACATCTGGACATGATTCGAAATCCAAATACGTAAGGAGTAAAGCTAGATTTCGTAAGCCTTTTCTACCTAGCATTGAGTCGTTCAGAAAAACCCAGAAGGAAACAAGAAATCAagaacacgaagaaaaaaacagTTCTAAAAAATCTAAAAGGAGTTCTCAGGATAACACACATCGTACGTCCAAAAAATCGAAATCGACAGGAAAGCATGACAATGAACGTCATTACCATCGCTACAAAAGTGAAAACGATTATCTATACGAAGGAGGACCAAAAAGAATTTACCATAAGGCAGAATTCAGAAATAGCAATCGAAGGATAGAAATACTGGAAATCATGGAATGTGTAGATATAGGAGAAAAACATAATAGAATCACAACCAGAACAAAATCCAGAATACCTGTTTTACGGAACCAAAAGATGACACCAAGGTCTCTTAGCCCTCTTCTGATGAAAAAGGCCACATTCTTAGATTTCAGTGACGTTTTTAAAGTAGATCCAAACTTAGATCAACTAATAACAGATATTTTGATTCAATCGTTGCATAACCAACGAGAAGCATCAGCTGGTGCAAAAACATCGAATTCGAAAGACGAACACAAAGAAGAAACCCAAACCAAAACAGAAAAAGTGAATCAACAAACATCGAATACAGACAACGAACATTTTTTATCTCAAGTGAAAAGCACTAATGAAAGTTGGGTGCAGGTCTCAGAATGTGAAATCAATGCCAATAACGTCGAGACCAATCAAGTGCCTCCAACaggtattttcgataataaattTGATGCAGTAACAACATCCAAAGATTCTAAAGATACCCAGACACTTACTGATGACTGGGTACAATTTTATTTACCTCTGGAGAAAGAAGAGTCTCTAAATCAAGCTTCAAATGAAG GAAGAAAGCCATTGGCTCCTAAGGTTGAAATGAAAGATAGACACCTAGATAGAGgggaagaattcaatttttcttctgAAGATTGGAGGAGGAATAGGGGAGAATATGATTTTGAAAGGAATGCCCCTAAagaaaaaaacgatttttataaagaaataataCTGCCTCCTCCTATACCTAAAAGATATGGACATTCAAGTCGACGACCAAGGTATAGAAACTCATCAAATGGAAACCCTACACCAG gAGAATGGTCCATAATCTTGAGTGGGACGAACAATGCCACATTAGCTTCTGATCTGGAAATGAAAATAAGATTTCCATCTTCACATAGGACTAACTGTTTTCCTTTCAATAGTATTGGAGAATCAgggaaaaatagagaaaatactgGTATTTGTAATGATGATTCTAGATTTCCTCACATGGGTCACAaacattttaataattttgacaacGGAACTTCATATTACAATGAAA ATAATGGAAGATTTCGGAAATTACCAGGAATTAATAACATGAGAGATCCAGATAATCAAAGA gtATCAGATCCGATTGCTGCCTTGAGAGCAATGGAAATCACCGATATTCGTCCAAAACAAACGAAGACCAGCCTGAAAAGATACAATATGACAAGACCAAAGCTTCATCCCTTATTCGAATCGAATGTTGATAATTCGAATATTGAAAG GAATGCTGAATCCAGTTCCAGACCTATTGAGCATCAATGGATATTCAGTTAG
- the LOC123686495 gene encoding RNA pseudouridylate synthase domain-containing protein 1-like isoform X2 → MIGSTTYIFWLIKEWWSPSKQSKILKLTKNFIAVDKSFDLKINSNEDDEITLQTYLRNMYPELVSKTLHHQFHFVHRLDFSTSGVICIPLNKKACKEVAEAFNKKLTQKYYIAIVRGLFSVDTIEVNTPIGEDKRNPEVQKMCCDKKFYTKPKQSRSVIIVLEKGSFKNYPATKILILPITGRRHQIRAHCTHLGHTIVGDFTYSNKKDVEPSRMYLHSLRLVIPNSIEDFDVQTEDPFLHDKDWIPIKVINEFNCDIFNKFKVN, encoded by the exons ATGATAGGTAGTACAACTTACATTTTTTGGTTAATAAAAGAATGGTGGAGTCCCAGTAAACAatctaaaattttgaaattgacaaaGAATTTTATAGCTGTTGACAAAAGCTTCGATTTGAAGATAAATAGCAATGAAGATGATGAG aTAACTCTACAAACTTATCTCAGGAACATGTATCCTGAATTGGTGAGCAAAACCTTACATCATCAGTTCCACTTTGTACATCGCTTAGATTTCTCAACAAGTGGAGTGATCTGTATTCCTTTGAACAAGAAAGCATGTAAAGAAGTTGCCGAAGCATTCAACAAAAAGctgacacaaaaatattacaTAGCTATTGTAAGAGGattattttctgttgatactATTGAAGTCAATACTCCGATAG GAGAAGACAAGAGAAACCCTGAGGTTCAAAAGATGTGCTGTGATAAAAAATTCTATACCAAACCAAAACAATCAAGATCGGTAATCATTGTTTTGGAAAAGGGTTCTTTTAAGAATTACCCTGCTACTAAAATTCTGATACTACCGATAACTGGTAGAAGGCATCAAATAAGGGCTCACTGTACTCATTTAGGACATACCATAGTTGGTGATTTTACCTACAGCAATAAAAAGGATGTAGAACCTAGCCGAATGTATCTGCATTCATTGAG ATTGGTGATTCCTAATTCTATCGAGGATTTTGATGTCCAAACTGAAGACCCCTTCTTACATGATAAAGACTGGATCCCAATtaaagtaatcaatgaatttaACTGTGATATATTTAACAAATTCAAAGTTAATTAG